The following coding sequences are from one Ornithodoros turicata isolate Travis chromosome 1, ASM3712646v1, whole genome shotgun sequence window:
- the LOC135374205 gene encoding cathepsin B-like codes for MLKFAVTVSALVAVAWSRGVAPDGLHPTSDEMIDFINNLNTTWTAGRNFDKSISLEYLRGLMGVHPMSFMHRLPTIEHDVDPDDLPDSFDARQKWSHCHSIGDIRDQGSCASDWALAPAEAISDRVCIHSHGEIQVNISAEDILACCIWCGDGCDGGIPSFSWIYWNEEGIVTGGPFGTKDGCVPYSIPPCEHHMKGKRAPCTTIPTPSCQEKCRDGYEKTFKEDKHYGQAPYSVGPDQDQVKAEIYKNGPVVAVFEVYEDFWHYKSGVYKHTSGPSSRAHSVKILGWGTEKGVPYWLAANSWNSDWGDNGYFKILRGSDECGIERSISAGIPQNE; via the exons ATGTTGAAGTTTGCGGTGACCGTAAGCGCTTTGGTGGCCGTCGCCTGGTCACGTGGCGTCGCTCCCGACGGCCTCCATCCGACATCGGATGAGATGATCGATTTCATCAACAACCTCAACACGACTTGGACG GCTGGTCGCAATTTCGACAAGTCCATCAGTCTGGAATATCTCCGAGGTCTGATGGGCGTCCACCCGATGTCGTTCATGCACCGGCTGCCGACAATCGAGCACGACGTCGACCCAGATGATCTTCCCGATAGCTTCGACGCCCGCCAGAAATGGAGTCACTGTCATTCCATCGGAGACATCAGGGACCAAGGTTCTTGTGCATCTGACTGG GCGCTCGCACCAGCGGAAGCCATATCAGACCGTGTCTGCATTCACAGCCACGGGGAGATCCAAGTGAACATTTCAGCGGAAGATATCTTGGCCTGCTGCATATGGTGCGGCGATGG GTGCGATGGCGGGATACCTAGTTTCTCCTGGATATACTGGAACGAGGAAGGCATTGTGACTGGCGGTCCCTTTGGCACCAAAGACGGCTGCGTGCCCTACTCAATCCCTCCCTGCGAACACCATATGAAGGGCAAGCGAGCACCTTGTACAACGATCCCGACTCCGAGTTGCCAAGAGAAATGCCGCGATGGGTACGAGAAGACCTTCAAAGAGGACAAACATTATG GTCAAGCACCATACTCCGTTGGACCAGACCAAGACCAGGTTAAGGCAGAGATCTACAAAAACGGTCCAGTGGTAGCTGTCTTCGAGGTCTATGAAGATTTCTGGCACTACAAATCCG GTGTGTACAAACACACCAGTGGCCCATCCTCTCGCGCCCATTCAGTTAAAATTCTGGGATGGGGCACAGAAAAGGGTGTGCCCTACTGGCTGGCGGCCAACTCGTGGAACTCCGACTGGGGAGACAACG